The Epilithonimonas zeae genome contains a region encoding:
- a CDS encoding DUF2071 domain-containing protein — protein sequence MKIPTVHGIIERRMLINYIVEPKFVEKILPKPFKPKLYNGKAIVEICLIRLKNIKPKGFPYFTGINSENGAHRIAVEWDENGEMKEGVYIPRRDTNLRLNSLIGGRIFSGRHYYAKFNVKEENHNYHLDFKSSDNTTIEIDAKLVSEFSSNSIFKSIDNVSDFFEKGSVGYSPNGNCFEGLKLETYHWEIKPLEVSNVKSSFFDNRNIFPEGSIQFDNAVLMENIEHEWKSLRSIKQSL from the coding sequence ATGAAAATACCAACAGTCCACGGAATTATTGAAAGAAGAATGCTCATCAATTATATTGTTGAACCCAAGTTTGTGGAGAAGATTTTGCCAAAGCCATTTAAACCAAAACTCTATAATGGTAAAGCAATTGTAGAAATTTGCTTGATACGATTGAAAAATATTAAACCAAAAGGCTTTCCTTATTTCACTGGAATTAATTCAGAAAATGGCGCTCATAGAATTGCTGTAGAATGGGATGAAAATGGAGAAATGAAAGAAGGTGTTTATATCCCAAGAAGAGATACTAATTTAAGACTAAATTCTCTAATTGGTGGCAGAATTTTTTCAGGTAGACATTATTATGCAAAATTCAATGTGAAAGAAGAGAATCATAATTATCATTTAGATTTTAAAAGTTCGGATAATACAACGATAGAAATTGATGCCAAACTAGTCTCTGAATTTAGTTCTAATTCTATCTTTAAATCTATAGATAATGTTTCAGATTTTTTTGAGAAAGGATCGGTTGGATATTCACCTAATGGTAATTGTTTTGAAGGTTTGAAACTCGAAACATACCATTGGGAAATAAAACCTTTGGAAGTTTCAAATGTAAAATCAAGTTTTTTTGATAATCGGAATATTTTTCCAGAAGGTTCTATTCAATTTGACAATGCTGTTTTGATGGAAAATATAGAACACGAATGGAAATCCCTAAGAAGTATAAAACAAAGTTTATGA
- a CDS encoding M16 family metallopeptidase: MKKIFISISLLFMLNAMAQKFETQTSTDKQGYTYETVKNDQSGVRVYTLKNGLKVYLAKNDDAPRIQTYIPVRTGSNNDPSDNTGLAHYLEHMVFKGTSKLGTSDWAKEKNYLTQISDLYEQHKAEKDPEKKKALYKKIDEVSQEASKYAIANEYDKAISSLGATGTNAHTWLDETVYKNNIPSNELEKWLKVEKERFSELVLRLFHTELEAVYEEYNRAQDNDGRLVNYAMMEALFPKHPNGQQTTIGTSEHLKSPSMVAIHKYFDTYYVPNNMAVVLVGDLDFDKTIKMVDQYFGTFKYKELPMKKMVSEEPMTSIVSRTVKSPSTPRMTMAWRTDSNGTQEARLADVVAEILSNSGDAGLIDLNINQKQKTLGAGAYESPFKTYGAFVLSVVPKDGQSFDDAKKLLLEQIDLVKKGQFPDWMLNAIVNDLKVQRMKRWETADGLATTLYSTYIGNRTWEQELDEINQYEAITKADVVKFANDFFKDNYVVVYKEKGVNDKLVRVENPGITPIKLNREAQSPFLKEIINTKSSDIKPEFIDFKTAIATSTIKDKKISFIKNKYNEVAQVNYVFPFGTDNDKELALGVTVLQYLGTDKYTPEQLKEEFYKLGITNQFRTSNDQMIIALSGLESNMKKGVELMNHWINNVKADQAIYDQTVNTILESREVAKKDKNRIMAALANYAKFGKDSRMTDVISKDRLKSINVTELISKIKTLNEYPYEVFLYGEDQKGLEKAVKPYIVNTKLQPAAAKEYAEPATAGKVYFTPYDMVQMEMSKVAKAGNVNVANFGKASVFNEYFGRGLSSIVFQEIRESKSLAYSAYVSYANATEKNHPNYVTNYIGTQANKLPLAVAAMSDLMAELPQIPAQFENAKGSALKQIASNRINRTVTYYNQLSLKKLGIDHDVRKDIYAEIQSLTLPQLTDFYNTEIKPLQYNTAIIGKKENLNMDSINKMGTFTEVSLEEIFGY, from the coding sequence ATGAAGAAAATATTTATTTCGATTTCACTCTTATTTATGTTGAATGCAATGGCACAGAAATTTGAAACACAAACCAGCACCGACAAACAAGGTTACACTTACGAAACTGTAAAAAATGACCAATCGGGCGTTAGAGTTTACACCTTAAAAAACGGACTGAAAGTCTATCTTGCTAAAAATGATGACGCTCCCAGAATCCAAACTTATATTCCTGTAAGAACAGGTTCTAATAATGATCCAAGTGATAATACAGGATTGGCGCATTACCTGGAACATATGGTTTTCAAAGGAACTTCTAAATTGGGAACCAGCGACTGGGCAAAGGAAAAAAATTACCTGACGCAAATCTCCGACTTGTACGAGCAACATAAAGCAGAAAAAGATCCGGAAAAGAAAAAAGCATTATACAAGAAGATTGATGAGGTTTCTCAGGAAGCTTCCAAATATGCAATCGCTAACGAGTATGACAAAGCGATTTCTTCTCTTGGAGCAACCGGAACCAATGCTCACACTTGGTTAGACGAAACGGTTTACAAAAACAACATCCCATCCAACGAATTGGAAAAATGGTTGAAAGTTGAAAAAGAACGTTTCTCTGAATTGGTTTTGAGATTATTCCATACAGAATTGGAAGCGGTTTATGAAGAGTACAACCGTGCTCAGGATAATGACGGAAGATTGGTTAATTATGCCATGATGGAAGCTTTGTTTCCAAAACATCCAAACGGTCAGCAGACGACAATCGGTACTTCGGAGCATTTGAAGAGCCCTTCTATGGTAGCGATCCACAAGTATTTTGATACGTATTATGTGCCTAATAATATGGCAGTTGTTTTAGTAGGAGATTTGGACTTTGACAAGACTATTAAAATGGTCGATCAGTACTTCGGAACTTTCAAGTACAAAGAATTACCAATGAAAAAAATGGTTTCTGAAGAACCAATGACAAGCATCGTTTCCAGAACGGTGAAAAGTCCATCTACACCAAGAATGACAATGGCCTGGAGAACGGATTCGAACGGAACTCAGGAAGCTAGATTGGCAGACGTAGTTGCCGAAATCTTAAGTAACAGCGGAGATGCAGGTTTAATTGACCTTAACATCAACCAAAAACAAAAAACTCTTGGTGCTGGCGCTTACGAATCGCCTTTCAAAACTTATGGTGCATTTGTACTAAGTGTGGTTCCGAAAGATGGACAAAGCTTTGATGATGCTAAGAAATTGTTATTGGAACAAATTGATTTGGTTAAGAAAGGACAGTTCCCAGACTGGATGCTAAATGCGATTGTAAACGACCTGAAAGTTCAGAGAATGAAACGTTGGGAAACAGCTGACGGACTGGCTACAACATTATATTCAACTTACATTGGAAACAGAACTTGGGAGCAGGAATTAGACGAGATCAACCAATACGAAGCCATTACAAAAGCGGATGTTGTAAAGTTTGCTAATGATTTCTTTAAGGATAATTATGTTGTCGTTTACAAAGAAAAAGGTGTGAATGATAAATTGGTTCGTGTAGAAAATCCAGGAATCACGCCAATCAAATTGAACAGAGAAGCGCAATCGCCTTTCCTGAAAGAAATTATCAATACAAAATCTTCTGACATCAAGCCAGAGTTTATCGATTTCAAAACCGCCATCGCTACTTCTACAATCAAAGACAAAAAAATCAGCTTCATCAAGAATAAATACAATGAAGTGGCTCAGGTCAATTATGTTTTTCCTTTCGGAACAGATAATGACAAAGAGTTAGCGCTTGGTGTAACAGTTCTTCAATATCTTGGAACAGATAAATATACGCCTGAACAATTGAAAGAAGAATTCTACAAACTGGGAATTACGAATCAATTCAGAACGTCAAACGACCAGATGATTATTGCGTTAAGTGGATTGGAAAGTAATATGAAGAAAGGCGTGGAGCTGATGAACCATTGGATCAATAACGTGAAAGCAGATCAAGCTATCTACGACCAAACGGTAAACACCATTTTGGAATCCAGGGAAGTTGCTAAGAAAGACAAGAACAGAATAATGGCTGCGTTGGCTAACTATGCTAAATTTGGTAAAGACTCCAGAATGACGGATGTGATTTCTAAAGACCGTTTGAAAAGCATCAACGTGACAGAATTGATTTCTAAAATCAAAACACTTAACGAATATCCTTACGAAGTTTTCCTTTACGGTGAAGACCAAAAAGGATTAGAAAAAGCGGTGAAGCCTTACATTGTTAATACAAAACTACAACCTGCAGCTGCTAAAGAATATGCTGAACCTGCAACCGCTGGGAAAGTTTATTTCACGCCGTACGATATGGTGCAGATGGAAATGTCTAAGGTTGCAAAAGCTGGTAATGTGAATGTCGCGAACTTCGGAAAAGCGAGTGTTTTCAATGAGTATTTTGGACGTGGATTGTCTTCTATCGTGTTCCAGGAAATTAGAGAAAGTAAGTCTTTGGCTTATTCAGCTTATGTTTCTTATGCTAATGCGACTGAGAAAAACCATCCGAATTATGTAACTAACTACATCGGAACTCAAGCGAACAAATTACCTTTGGCAGTAGCTGCAATGAGTGATTTGATGGCAGAATTACCACAAATCCCGGCTCAGTTTGAGAATGCAAAAGGATCTGCTTTGAAACAAATCGCATCTAACAGAATCAACAGAACGGTAACTTATTACAATCAATTATCACTTAAAAAATTAGGAATTGATCACGATGTGAGAAAAGATATCTATGCAGAAATCCAATCTTTAACATTGCCTCAATTGACCGATTTCTACAATACCGAAATCAAACCATTGCAATACAATACAGCAATCATTGGTAAAAAAGAAAACCTGAATATGGATTCTATCAACAAGATGGGAACTTTCACAGAAGTAAGTCTTGAAGAGATTTTTGGATATTAA
- a CDS encoding type 1 glutamine amidotransferase domain-containing protein, protein MNKKILIVLTSHEDLGNTGKKTGFWTEELAAPYYALLDEGAEITLASPKGGQPPIDPKSEDPSAQTDATRRMAEDRELLAQLSNTKKLSEINPADYDAVFYPGGHGPLWDLAEDETSQQLIIDFYKADKPVAFVCHAPGVLRHVKIDGEYLVKGKNVTGFTNTEEDAVQLTDIVPFLVEDMLKENGGVYSKIEDWHPYAVVDGKLITGQNPASSEKVAEELLKML, encoded by the coding sequence ATGAACAAGAAAATATTAATCGTGCTTACGAGCCACGAAGATCTGGGAAACACAGGTAAGAAAACAGGATTCTGGACAGAAGAATTAGCAGCACCTTATTACGCTTTACTTGATGAAGGCGCAGAAATCACATTAGCATCACCAAAAGGCGGACAGCCGCCCATCGACCCAAAAAGTGAAGATCCATCAGCACAAACGGATGCAACTCGCAGAATGGCGGAAGATAGAGAGTTATTGGCGCAACTGAGCAACACAAAAAAATTGTCAGAAATCAACCCTGCAGATTATGATGCGGTTTTCTATCCAGGTGGTCACGGACCATTGTGGGATTTGGCAGAAGATGAAACTTCTCAGCAATTAATCATAGATTTTTATAAGGCGGATAAGCCTGTAGCATTTGTATGCCACGCGCCAGGAGTTTTAAGACACGTAAAAATCGATGGAGAATATCTGGTTAAAGGTAAGAATGTAACGGGCTTTACCAATACAGAGGAAGATGCTGTACAATTGACTGACATTGTTCCGTTCCTTGTAGAAGATATGCTGAAAGAAAATGGAGGCGTGTACAGCAAAATAGAGGACTGGCATCCATACGCTGTGGTTGATGGCAAACTGATTACAGGGCAAAACCCGGCATCCTCCGAAAAAGTAGCGGAGGAATTGTTGAAGATGTTGTAA
- a CDS encoding Crp/Fnr family transcriptional regulator → MSLELRKHFEELITLSDEEFATLTSYFKLRKLKKHQYLIQENEPITNIYFVTKGLLKASYIDTHGKEHIIQFAMENWWISDFQAFYTGVPSVTSIHCLEDVELYSLSKDDLEKICLENHKVEHFFRVKNSLGYVALQKRILSLLMTDAKERFEQFSAQYPTLIQRVPKTIIASYLGVSRETLSRITRK, encoded by the coding sequence ATGAGTTTGGAACTAAGGAAACATTTTGAGGAATTGATAACGTTATCAGACGAGGAGTTTGCTACGCTTACTTCTTATTTTAAGTTGAGAAAACTGAAGAAACATCAATATCTAATTCAGGAGAACGAACCTATTACCAACATTTATTTTGTTACCAAAGGTTTGCTGAAAGCTTCTTATATTGATACTCACGGAAAAGAACATATCATCCAATTTGCGATGGAAAACTGGTGGATTTCGGATTTTCAGGCGTTTTATACGGGCGTGCCGTCGGTTACTAGCATCCATTGTCTGGAAGATGTTGAGCTGTATTCACTTTCCAAAGATGATTTGGAAAAGATTTGTTTAGAAAATCACAAAGTGGAGCATTTTTTCAGAGTCAAAAACAGTCTGGGGTATGTGGCTTTGCAGAAAAGAATTTTGTCTTTACTAATGACCGATGCCAAAGAACGGTTTGAACAGTTCTCGGCGCAATATCCAACGCTTATCCAACGGGTTCCTAAAACCATCATAGCCTCTTATCTAGGTGTTTCCAGAGAAACATTAAGCCGGATTACCCGAAAATAG
- a CDS encoding AlbA family DNA-binding domain-containing protein — MDNFYLKEEYTFEDIENLILNEVEESIYLDFKDAPALDKSDGKRKEIAKDISAFANSEGGIIIYGIQENNHKASAINFIDGNIYTKEWIEQVINSSIQRRISNINIYPIRKSQNINETIYLIKIPKSLDAPHLSKDKRFYKRFNFESVMMEEYEIRNSYGRKLKSKLQIDDIKFQLLDQNESVFTLQIEIFAGNDGDMVEKDYKLNLYFINCPDVNLHWDIRDPNNYHYTEINDTKIKVSSNSISPIYPNESVTILRIKWKINKSNLVEIFEKLKIETILYFSAGEFRKEVDENYKMNIYEYLCKNNESINGN, encoded by the coding sequence ATGGATAATTTTTATTTAAAAGAAGAATATACTTTTGAAGATATAGAAAATTTAATTTTAAATGAAGTTGAAGAATCTATTTATTTAGATTTTAAAGATGCCCCTGCTTTAGATAAATCTGATGGAAAAAGAAAAGAGATTGCTAAAGATATTTCCGCATTTGCAAATTCTGAAGGAGGCATAATAATTTATGGAATTCAAGAAAATAATCATAAAGCAAGTGCCATAAATTTTATTGATGGAAATATCTATACTAAAGAATGGATAGAACAAGTAATCAATTCTTCAATACAAAGAAGAATTTCAAATATAAATATATATCCAATTAGAAAATCCCAAAATATAAATGAAACGATTTACTTGATAAAAATTCCAAAGAGTTTGGATGCACCTCATTTATCTAAAGATAAACGATTCTATAAACGATTTAATTTTGAATCTGTTATGATGGAAGAATATGAAATTAGGAATTCATATGGTAGAAAACTTAAATCCAAACTACAAATCGATGATATTAAATTCCAACTTTTAGATCAAAACGAATCAGTTTTTACTTTACAAATCGAAATTTTCGCAGGAAATGATGGTGATATGGTCGAAAAGGATTATAAATTAAATTTATATTTTATAAATTGTCCTGATGTAAATCTTCATTGGGACATAAGAGATCCCAATAATTATCATTATACTGAAATAAATGATACGAAAATTAAAGTCTCTAGTAATTCAATATCGCCGATTTATCCTAATGAATCTGTCACTATACTGCGTATAAAATGGAAGATAAATAAATCCAATCTTGTAGAAATATTTGAAAAATTAAAGATTGAGACAATTCTTTATTTTAGTGCAGGTGAATTTAGAAAGGAAGTTGATGAGAATTACAAAATGAATATTTATGAATACCTCTGTAAAAATAATGAAAGTATTAATGGAAATTAA
- a CDS encoding DUF3817 domain-containing protein, whose product MSERKTFKLINLYRHTALVEAISYLILLFIAMPLKYIWDIPEAVKYFGWIHGWLFLFYFAVLIVAAFKYRWSILRIVYYLIASVLPFLPFLIDKKLKQESLTAQ is encoded by the coding sequence ATGTCTGAAAGGAAAACATTTAAACTAATCAATTTATATCGTCATACGGCTTTGGTGGAAGCCATCTCCTATTTGATACTGTTGTTTATTGCGATGCCTTTAAAATATATTTGGGATATTCCGGAAGCTGTCAAGTATTTTGGATGGATACACGGTTGGTTGTTTCTTTTCTACTTTGCAGTTCTGATTGTTGCAGCTTTCAAATACCGTTGGAGTATTTTAAGAATTGTCTATTATCTTATAGCATCGGTACTTCCTTTTCTCCCTTTCCTGATTGATAAGAAATTGAAGCAGGAATCTCTGACAGCTCAATAA
- a CDS encoding lipocalin-like domain-containing protein, with the protein MKKNILLALCFIGLLASSCSKDDENTQEFSLVGIWNPSRKIVVGSNGVTISNTAYSDCYKASTFDFGSDNKMTSHIYDFDSAGDCKNYGIVTVPYTYNHNEKKMTIDGENVEIVSRTNNEFQFVSDYDDVDGDGKDDKIITVLVK; encoded by the coding sequence ATGAAAAAGAATATCTTATTAGCATTGTGTTTCATAGGTCTTTTAGCAAGTTCTTGCTCTAAAGATGATGAGAATACTCAGGAGTTTTCCCTTGTTGGTATTTGGAATCCATCTAGGAAAATTGTAGTTGGCAGCAATGGTGTAACCATCTCTAATACAGCTTATTCTGATTGTTATAAAGCCAGTACTTTTGATTTCGGGTCTGACAATAAAATGACATCACACATTTATGATTTTGATTCAGCGGGAGACTGTAAAAATTATGGTATTGTAACAGTTCCGTACACTTATAATCATAATGAAAAGAAAATGACGATTGATGGAGAGAATGTAGAAATTGTCAGCAGAACCAACAATGAGTTTCAATTCGTATCGGATTATGATGATGTAGATGGCGATGGTAAAGATGATAAGATTATTACCGTTTTGGTCAAATAA
- a CDS encoding acyl-CoA reductase, with translation MLNEYKISGLEKLGEFIRNFLKNDDEHYNEKEERLAYLMKRSEIENPWFTQENQRYNLQQWASLFTKENIENWLSKYQLSNTSKRVGLILAGNIPLVGFHDIISVVLSNHIPVIKLSSKDRLMLPYLLELWNDFSNNEIEYHIVERLEKYDAVIATGSNNTARYLEYYFKNSLSIIRKNRTSVAVLKGDETNEELQLLADDIFRYYGLGCRNVTRILIPKEMKLDGLFENFINYKDIINHNKYANNYDYNRAIYLLNQDQFWDNNFVMLKEDEKLFSPLSVINFSRYETLEEVKQFVETNKDEIQTIVAKQELGLESIGFGETQNPSLDTYADNVDTMAFLSVI, from the coding sequence ATGCTGAACGAATACAAAATTTCAGGACTTGAAAAGTTAGGAGAATTCATCCGAAATTTCCTTAAAAATGATGATGAGCATTACAATGAAAAAGAAGAGCGATTGGCTTATCTGATGAAGCGTTCTGAAATCGAAAACCCGTGGTTCACACAAGAGAATCAAAGATATAACTTACAACAATGGGCAAGTCTCTTTACTAAAGAAAATATTGAAAACTGGTTGTCCAAATATCAGTTATCAAATACATCTAAAAGAGTAGGATTGATATTAGCTGGGAACATCCCGCTGGTTGGGTTTCACGATATTATTTCTGTGGTTCTGAGTAATCATATTCCGGTTATCAAATTATCTTCAAAAGACCGATTGATGCTGCCTTATTTATTAGAATTGTGGAATGATTTTTCTAACAATGAAATCGAATATCATATTGTTGAAAGATTAGAAAAATATGACGCTGTGATTGCCACAGGGAGTAACAATACTGCAAGATATTTGGAATATTATTTCAAAAACAGTTTGAGTATCATCAGAAAAAACAGAACGTCTGTTGCAGTTTTGAAAGGCGATGAAACTAATGAAGAATTACAATTGTTAGCCGATGATATTTTCCGATATTATGGACTGGGCTGCAGAAATGTAACCCGAATCTTGATTCCAAAAGAAATGAAACTGGATGGTCTGTTTGAGAATTTTATCAATTATAAAGATATCATCAATCATAACAAATATGCGAATAATTACGATTATAACAGAGCTATTTATCTGTTGAATCAAGACCAGTTCTGGGATAATAATTTTGTAATGCTGAAAGAAGATGAGAAGTTGTTCAGTCCGTTGTCTGTGATCAATTTTTCACGTTATGAAACTTTGGAAGAAGTGAAGCAATTTGTAGAAACCAACAAAGACGAAATCCAAACGATTGTGGCTAAGCAAGAATTAGGTTTAGAATCTATTGGTTTTGGAGAAACGCAAAATCCTTCTTTGGACACTTATGCGGATAATGTGGATACGATGGCTTTTTTGAGTGTGATTTAA
- a CDS encoding 4Fe-4S dicluster domain-containing protein produces MAIKITDECINCGACEPECPNTAIYEGAVDWKASEGTELKGMVVLSSGLSVNADAAQQPVEDDYYFIVTDKCTECKGFHEEPQCAAVCPVDCCVPDEDNVETEEELLAKKAFLHNE; encoded by the coding sequence ATGGCTATCAAGATAACTGACGAATGTATCAATTGTGGCGCTTGTGAACCGGAATGTCCGAACACCGCCATCTATGAAGGAGCAGTAGATTGGAAAGCGTCCGAAGGGACGGAACTGAAAGGTATGGTGGTTTTATCTTCCGGACTTTCTGTGAATGCAGATGCTGCACAACAGCCTGTAGAAGACGATTATTACTTCATCGTAACCGACAAATGTACCGAGTGTAAAGGTTTCCACGAGGAGCCTCAATGTGCAGCTGTTTGTCCTGTTGACTGTTGTGTTCCAGATGAAGACAATGTAGAAACAGAAGAAGAATTGTTGGCGAAGAAAGCTTTCCTTCATAATGAATAA
- the serC gene encoding 3-phosphoserine/phosphohydroxythreonine transaminase has protein sequence MKKHNFSAGPSILPQEVFQKASEAILDFNGIGLSLLEISHRSKDFVAVMDEARAIVKRLMNLGDDYEVLYLQGGASLQFLMVPYNLLSVDGKAAYTNTGTWASGAIKEAKMIGNVDVVASSKESNYNYIPKDFTVGSEYDYFHCTSNNTIFGTQMKSFPKVDTLLVCDMSSDIFSRELDFSQFDLIYAGAQKNMGPAGATLVVVKKSILGKTGRTIPTYLDYLVHIDKESMSNTPPVFAVYASYLTLKHLEENGGIAAAEAKNNAKAKLLYDEIDNNPNFKGVAAIEDRSFMNVTFTLTDESKQEAFDTAWKAAGISGLNGHRSVGGYRASIYNAMPIESVQVLVDVMKSI, from the coding sequence ATGAAAAAACATAATTTTAGCGCAGGCCCTAGTATTCTTCCTCAGGAAGTTTTTCAAAAAGCATCAGAAGCCATCCTTGATTTCAACGGAATTGGTTTGTCTCTTTTGGAAATTTCACATAGAAGCAAAGATTTTGTTGCTGTGATGGACGAGGCTCGTGCTATTGTAAAAAGATTGATGAATCTTGGTGATGATTACGAAGTTCTATATCTACAAGGTGGAGCAAGTCTTCAATTCCTGATGGTTCCTTACAATCTTTTGTCTGTTGACGGAAAAGCAGCTTATACCAATACAGGAACTTGGGCATCTGGTGCGATCAAGGAAGCTAAAATGATTGGTAATGTAGATGTGGTGGCTTCTTCCAAAGAATCTAATTATAATTATATTCCAAAAGATTTTACTGTTGGTTCAGAATATGATTATTTCCACTGTACTTCTAACAATACGATTTTTGGAACTCAGATGAAATCTTTCCCAAAAGTAGATACGCTTTTGGTTTGCGATATGTCTTCCGATATTTTCAGCAGAGAGTTGGATTTTTCTCAATTTGATTTGATTTATGCAGGTGCTCAGAAAAACATGGGTCCGGCTGGAGCAACTTTGGTTGTGGTTAAAAAATCAATTCTTGGAAAAACAGGAAGAACGATTCCAACTTATTTGGATTATTTGGTTCATATCGATAAAGAATCTATGTCTAATACGCCTCCTGTCTTTGCAGTTTATGCTTCGTATTTAACTCTAAAACATTTGGAAGAAAACGGCGGAATTGCAGCTGCTGAAGCTAAAAATAATGCAAAAGCTAAATTGCTTTATGACGAGATTGATAACAATCCTAACTTCAAAGGTGTAGCAGCTATAGAAGACCGTTCTTTTATGAATGTGACTTTCACTTTGACAGACGAGTCTAAGCAAGAAGCTTTTGATACAGCTTGGAAAGCAGCAGGAATCAGCGGACTGAATGGGCACAGAAGTGTTGGCGGTTACAGAGCAAGTATTTACAACGCAATGCCAATCGAAAGCGTACAGGTTTTAGTAGATGTGATGAAAAGTATTTAA
- a CDS encoding D-2-hydroxyacid dehydrogenase, giving the protein MIVLANDGLSETGIQLLKEADISVLEARVSPEHLSEFINDNQVDVLLVRSATQVRKDLIDKCPNLKIIGRGGIGMDNIDVEYAIDKGIYIINTPKASCKSVAELVFAHFFSLARFLHESNRLMPLEGETNFNALKKSFNNATELSGKTLGVIGMGNIGIEVIKMGISLGMKILAYNRTPKTENIQLSFFDGQSLDFEIKSVNLDEVLKNSDFISLNTGLTDEYLIDSEELELMKEGVFIANTARGGVINEVALLDAIESGKVYGAALDVFEKEPTPEVLILMNPALSLSPHVGGNTMDAQNRIGEELAQQIIKIKAQL; this is encoded by the coding sequence ATGATTGTATTAGCTAATGATGGACTCTCCGAAACGGGAATTCAACTTTTGAAAGAAGCAGATATTTCGGTTTTGGAAGCCAGAGTATCTCCTGAACATCTAAGCGAATTCATCAATGACAACCAAGTTGATGTTCTTTTGGTAAGAAGTGCCACACAGGTTAGAAAAGACCTGATTGACAAATGTCCCAATCTTAAGATTATCGGACGTGGCGGAATTGGGATGGACAACATTGATGTAGAATATGCAATTGATAAAGGTATCTACATCATCAATACACCAAAAGCGTCTTGCAAATCTGTTGCAGAATTGGTTTTCGCTCATTTCTTTTCATTAGCAAGATTCCTTCACGAGAGTAACAGATTGATGCCCTTGGAAGGAGAAACCAACTTCAATGCACTGAAAAAATCATTCAATAATGCGACAGAACTTTCGGGTAAAACTTTAGGCGTAATCGGAATGGGAAATATCGGAATTGAAGTGATTAAGATGGGTATTTCTCTCGGAATGAAAATCTTAGCTTACAACAGAACACCAAAAACTGAGAATATTCAGCTTAGCTTTTTCGATGGTCAATCTTTGGATTTCGAAATTAAATCTGTAAATTTAGATGAAGTTTTAAAAAATTCGGATTTCATCAGCCTCAATACAGGTCTTACAGATGAATATTTGATAGATTCTGAAGAATTGGAACTAATGAAAGAAGGTGTTTTCATTGCTAATACTGCAAGAGGTGGTGTTATCAATGAAGTAGCACTTTTGGATGCTATTGAAAGTGGAAAAGTCTATGGCGCTGCATTGGATGTTTTTGAAAAAGAACCCACTCCGGAAGTATTAATCCTAATGAATCCTGCTCTATCCCTTTCCCCTCACGTTGGTGGCAACACAATGGATGCCCAAAACAGAATTGGAGAAGAATTAGCACAACAAATTATAAAAATAAAAGCTCAACTATAA